TCACTTATGAAATACTTCCTCGAAACTTCTACGTTTGAAGCGCTCCCGCCATTTATTCCGAAGCGGACAGTCTTACCTCCCCTTGCAGGGCGGAGGCCGAAGCGCAGACTGGAAATTCGCTTCTTTCTCCCACTACGGCTCCTGCAAAAAGTAAAAAGCGATGCTAATGCACCGCTTCTCCATGATTCACTTTCCTAACCGCTTGTGCTGGACATCCTCCACACGCTGACTGATCCGGGCAAGTACAAAGGAAATGATGACCGAGAATATCACAATGCCGTAAAATCCGGCTCCGATCCCTATGCCAATCCCTCCAGCGAAAAAGATCATGGCTGCGGAAGTCAGTCCTTTTACTTTCAAGCCGTCCTTCAAGATGACGCCTGCTCCCAAAAAGCCAAGACCTGTGACAATCTGTGCAGCCAAGCGCATCGGGTCCATCATCGTTCCGTTGCCAGGCGCACTGTATAGCTTTGTGCTGTAAATAGAAACCAGTGTGATCAGCGTGCAGGCTACGGACACGTACATATACGTTTTCAGCCCGGCAGGCTTATTTCTGTGCGAGCGATCCCACCCGATGAACAAACCGAGAATCGCGCTCACCACTACCCGCACATACATTTCCAAGTCATACTGCACATACAACCAGTGTAGAGTCTCCATCCTCGTCACCTTCTTATAGCGATAGAGACATGATATGTGCAGAATCAAAAAATAGACCGTCTTTTTCTAAAGCTTACTCCCTTTCTATCTTCACTTCCGGCCCGACAAAGACTTCAAACAACCGCTCCCAGGGAAGCCTGATCTTCCTATCCGTTAATTCGACGATTTCGCCTTCAAACGTATTCTTGCCTCTCTTTCCGATCATCAGCGATTGATTGGCAAAATAGTTTTCGTACCATTCTTCCGCATGTGGTGTCAGTGCATCCCTCACAAAATCATTGACTTCGTCGTAGTCATCTTCGAGGTTCCATTCATTTCCGTTTAACTGTTTTACGAGGTTTCGTGCTTCTGCCATGACTTCATTTCGGTAATGATGGTCATTTACAAACGAAGACAAGAGCAGATTGATATGGGTCTCTGCCGCATCTACTGTTAAGGGCACACCGAACTGATTTCCTTTTTCCAAAAAGGCTGATCGTTGCAACGCCTGTCCCAACGCGCTTCCCATATTATTTCCTGCCGTTCCCCATGCCGTGTATGCGAACAGCTCAGGCAGCTTTACCTCTTCTTGTAGTCGCTCGATCAGCTCAGGGTCAGCTTTGTTTGTAATCGTCACGTCTGTAATGGCGACCTGCTTTCCTTCCTCCAGAAGATCATTGATTTCTTCTACGAACTCATCCAGAGCTTCGCGTCTCTCTGCGTTGCTCTGTCCTTTTTTCTTCGGCGAGTTGATCATGAGTACGATATCTGCGTCGTCTTCATCCCGAACGGGCTTGCCGCCTGCTGCGATGATATGCTTCTCGACATTTACATCAAAGGTCGTGTCTTCAAACGGCGCTGTCCATTCATCGCCGTCTATACCCGAATACTCGACGGCTACTTTTGGATGGATGCGCAGTTCGTTCAAGGCAAATCTGCTCAACAAAACGGTCCCTACTTCGTCCGCTCCGGGGAAAATCGCTACACGTTCTTCAACATCCAGCTCCTTTGCTTTTTTGACCAAGGTCTCCCGCTCTGCTCGGTGAAGACCATGAGGAGCAGCATCATCCTGAGCCAGCACTAAATAATCAATGGTCCCATCCTCTACCCAGTCGATCAACAGGGAGTTAATCTTGTGATTCCGCTCGCGGGCATTCAAGTAATCTTCCAGCACAGACTCGGGAATCTCCCTTTCCAACTGATCGAGTCGATCCTCTTTTTCCGACATGCCGAGGTTGTGCACCTCATCGTATAAAATCGCCCATTCTCTGATTTGCTCATAGTATTTCAATGTTTCAGGATCAGTCGCCGTCACCGCCAGGCGTTGAATCGTATCGAAGACGTAGATCGGCTTTTTGGAATGTTTGTCTCTCAGTCTCTTAATGGCTTCGATATTCGACAGGGCATCTTCATAGGACTGTTGATCGGTACGGGACGCAACCAGCCCGCCATATGCCAGCATGCTGACAGAGATAACCGAGCCGTCCACTTTGCTTGCCTGTTTGATCAGCCAATCGCCAATTTCTTCCCCATCGCCCGGGGTCATAAAGTGACCGAGTATGTCTTCATCCGGTATAATCGCCTCCACCCCGCCTGCCCGTGCTGTCATTTGCGGAAAATACGTATTGACCGGGCGATCATCGAGGGGGACAAGGGCGACTTTGGCAATTGACTTGGGTGACGCTTTTTTCGCAGCATCAGCACTCGTCTGCGTAAATGGAACCATGCCTGTTACTAGTGCTGCCATAGCCAATGTCGAAATGACAACGCGCAACTTTTTCATAGATCCAATCTCCTTTCAAAATGAAAAGGTTTAATCGAGGACGGCATTCGCTAGACGCAATTGTTCCTGTAATTTACCCACGTGAATCAAACGCGGAATGGTCTTGTCGTGAAATGCGATAGCGGCTGCTGTACCTGCTGCTTGCCCTGTCGCCATACAGCTCGGGGTAAGCCTGGTCGTCGCCAGCGCTTCATGGGTCGTAGAGATACAACGCCCCGCCGCAAGCAAGTTGTCAATGGACGCAGGGATCAGACAGCGATACGGAATGTCATAAGCGCCCTCCCCTTCAATATCTGCTGCCACTACGCCTTTGCCAGAAGGATCGTGAATATCAACCGGATAGCCGCTACGTGCGATGACATCCGGAAAACGCCTGCCCGCGACCACATCTTTGATCGTCAAACTGTACTCTCCGACGATTCTGCGTGTCTCACGGATGCCAATTTGCGTTCCGACTGCGGAGACGGATGCTTTCGCGAAACCAGGAACTTTATTTTTTAAAAATTCAGACATCAATAAAACTTGACGTCTCCCTTCTTCCTCCGCTTCCGTCAAATCCTCGACATCTGTTCCATCCAGCCCCTGCACCCGCGTGCAATTGATCAGAACTTCATCGCTCTCAGGCCCTGTGAAAAACAGAACTTGATCCCGATTAATCGGAACACCTGACATCTTCCAATGCGTATAAAAGCCTTGGACACCCGTCAGTGGAATGGACGGCAGCTGTGCAAACGGTGTCTTATGATAAAACTCATCTGGATGGTCAAGCATGTACTGCTTCACCTGCTCCAGATCGACGCCGCGCATGCGGAACTTCATGGTCATCGGCTGTGTCAGCCCGTCTGCATCTCGCCCTTTGCTCGTCGGCGCTCCCGATAAATAAGCGAGATCTGCATCTCCTGTCGCATCGACGAACACCTTGGCCTTGATCTCGTATTTGCCCGATTTGCTGGTGAGCGTAACCGAAGTAATCTCAGTCCCTTCTACCTTCACCTGATCGACAAAGCTGTGGACAAACAGCTTGACGCCCGCTTCCTTGAGCATTTCCACAGCGACCAGCTTGTAAATTTCCGGATGATACGGCGTGACTGTGCTCACGAATCCTACCGTATCCTGCAAATGTCCAGGCGATCCCCCCTTTTCTTGCAAGCGGTCGACGATTTCCTGTGCAATTCCTTTGATGACTTGCTCGCCTTTTTCCGTATGAAACGTCATCCACGGATAAACAAGCGCAATCGTCGACATCCCTCCGAGAAAGCCGTACCGCTCGATCAGGATTGTCTTGGCTCCCAATCGTCCGCTGGCAAGAGCGGCACTAATTCCTGCCGGGCCCCCGCCTACCACGACTACATCTGCTTCCACTACTCGATTCATCTGCACTCACTCCTTGTAGAACTTCCTTCCCATCCATGCTTCCTCTAGTCTTTGAGGCCCGTCATCGATACGCCCTCGATAAACTGCTTTTGGGCGAAAAAGAACACAATCAAAAGCGGCAAGGTTGCCATGACGGATGCACTCATCAAATGATGCCATGCTGTCCCTACTTCATCGGTAAACAAGGACAAAGCGAGCGGCAGCGTCATCAGCTCTCTGTCGTTGATGAAAATGAGCGGATCATAAAACTCGTTCCAGCTCGTCAAAAACGTAAAAATCGTCAGCGTTGCGATGGCTGGCTTCGCCAGTGGCAGCATGATGCTCCAATAAATCCGCCAACGCGAGCAGCCATCAATCATTGCCGCCTCCTCCAGTTCCTTTGGAATCCCGAGGAAAAACTGGCGCATGACGAACACACCAAAAATTCCGCCTGCCCCGAAAATGGGAAGGACAATTAGCGGTACATGCGTATTGATAAATCCAAGCATGCGCATGAACAAAAACATTGGAATCGACGTCACTTCATGCGGGATCATCATTGTCGACAGCAGCACCAGAAAGACGATATTACGTCCCCGAAACGGGATTCTGGCAAACGCATAGCCTGCAATCGATGAAAATAAAACCGTTCCAACCGTGACCAGAATCGCAATGTACAGGCTGTTCCAATAGAACAGATGAAACGGCGTATTCGCCAAAACCTCTGTGTAGTTCTCCAAGCGAATCGACGAAGGGATAAACTCTGGCGGAAAGACGAATATTTTGGCCGGCTCTTTTAATGATGTAGAAAGCATCCACAAAAAAGGCACCAGCATCAGTAGGGAGATTGCTCCTAACGCGACATAGTGACTGCCAATCCCCAATAACTTGCCCGCTTGTAATCTGTGGCGATTACTCTTCATGGAACACCCACCTTTTTCTAAACTGCCACTGCAAGAGCGTAAATACTAAAATGATAAAGAAAAGCACAAAGGCAAGTGCAGACGCATAGCCGAATTCAAAGTTTTTGAAGGCACGCTCCCATATGTAATAGACAAGCACCTTTGTACTGTTATCAGGCCCCCCTTGGGTCATGACGTAAATCTGCCCAAACACCTTGAGCGAGCCGATGATCGTCAACAACGTGGTTAAAAAAACCGTCGGACTAATCATCGGGATCGTAATCTGAAACAATTGGCGCGTCCGACTGGCTCCATCAATGCGGGCCGCCTCGTATAAGTGAACAGGCACCTGCTGCAAAGCAGCGATGAACAGAACCATGTTCAAGCCCACATTTTTCAGGACACTCGTCACGATCACCACCGGCATCGCCAGCTTTGGATTGTACAGCCATGAAGGGCCTGTAATCCCAAACATCTGCAAGATCTGATTGATAAACCCCGTGTCTGTCGCAAACAAATACTTCCACACAATTGCCCAGACGATCAGCGATGTCATGACTGGCACAAAAATCGCTGTGCGGAATATCCCGATCCCCGGCAGCTTGCGCACGAGCAGTAAGGCCAACCCCAACGCCAACACGATGTTTAAGGGGACCAGTCCAGCCGAGAACGCAAATGTATTGCCCACGACCGTCCAAAATTCGGCATCTTGAAAAATCACTCTGTAATTTTCCAGCCCAATAAATTCGGCTTCCCCCAGTAATGGCCAATCCGTAAAGCTCATGTACAGCGCGAGTAAAAGCGGGCCTAACAACAGCACCACAAACCCGATAACCATTGGGCCGACAAACAGCCATCCTGCCAGATTCGCTTCTCGGTTGAAGGATTTTTTTCTTGTTCCACGTGTTCTCTTGTCAGGAGAGAGCGGGACATTCAACTTGCTCTCCATACGATCCCTCCTTAGTTGTCTATCGCATTCCGCAATGCATGGATGGAACGGCGTATTTCATCCTCGGTTCTCCCGATCGCCATCGCTCCAGCTAACAGGACGCGAACCCCCGTTTCACGTAGAGCTTCCACATCCTCCGCCACAATTTTTCGCTGTGTCGGGACGATGATGGGGATGCCTGCCTTCTCTACGATATACCGATAGGCGAGTAGATCGGCAAACGTAAGCCCCGTACCATACTCGTTCCCCGGAATAATCGACGCCTCTAATGCGGTCATGGAAAAATGCTTCACGGCTTCCAATCGGTTCAAATCGAACTGATCATCAATGGCAAACGTACTCGCCACTCCTTCTATTTTCAAAAGGGACGCTGGCAAATGATGACCATAGATGGAGATGAAGTCGATTCCCAGTGAATCGAACTGCCTGATTTCCTCGGGATTGAGCTCCTCCATTGACCCGCCAGGAACAATGCCAATCGGCCCTGCGAACTGGCTGCGTATCTTTTGGAGAAAGTCCGTATATTCAGCCAGAGGCCCGAACCGGTTGCCACTGGCACGATGGTACACATTGATATGCATCTTCAAGCCATCTGCGCCTTCCTCTATCGCAGCTCTGGCCAAGGTCTCATCGTTATGCGGGAGACTGACCATGAGCAGAAACGGCTTCTCTTCCAGTGCCTGTCGAAAACGATTCATCGTAACCTCCCTGTCAATTCACAACGGCCTGTATCCCAGACCGTTGTGACGAGCTTGCTTACTTTTTCATGATCGGATTAACTTTCTCTTCCAGCGACTTCACGATATCCGCAGGCTGTGCCGTTTGACCAAATAATTGATCAAAACCAGCCAGGATTGTCGTGTCGATTTTTTGCCAGTCCACATGGCCTGGTTGCAGATGTGCCTTAGGCATTTCATCGATAACGGCCTGCTTGATGTGTGCAGGGTCAGGGTTGCCTGGAACAATCAAGAACGGATCGGAATTCAATACAGACAAGCGCGGCGGGACAAAGTAAGTCGAGGTCTCCTGGACACCCTGCTCACTCGCGAGGAACTTGAGGAACAGCTTGGTCTCCTCCAAATGCTTGGTTCCTTTGAAAATCGAATACCCTGCCTGACCGAGCATCGGTGCCGAGCCTTGTGAACCCGCTGGCATCGGAGCAATGTCCCACTTGAAATCCTTGATCGTCCGCGCCTTCGAAACGTAGCTGTACACATCAAAGAACATGCCAATTTTGCCTGATTCAAAGCTGACCTGTTCACCTGCCTTCGGATGTGACCCATCTGTAAACATCATCCGTTGGAGCATGCTGAGTGTCTCCACTCCGTATTGGTCATTCCACGTAAACTGATTCATCTCTTTGTTGAACGGGCCGCTGCCATTTGACCATGAATAGGAAGACAGAATGATCCACGTTTTCCAATCGCGGAAGAAGTTGGCCCCGTAGATTTTGCTCGCCCCGGTTCCGCTCGAGATCGCCTGCGCTGACTTTTCGAATTCCTCCCACGTCCATTTTCCTTCCTTCGCTAGGTCGTTCGGCGATTTCAAGCCAGCCTTGTCAAACAAGTCTTTGTTGTAGAACATCACGGTAGGTGGGGTAGAAAACGGCAGTCCGTACAATTTGTCGTCTTTTTGGAACAACTCAAGCGTCGACGGGATAAAGTCATCCAGCTTAAATGCAGCGTCGTTCTTTACATCCGAGACATCTTCCAATATCCCATTCTCCATAAACTGCGGCACCATTCGCTCAGACACCCAACCGATGTCAGGCAGCTCCTGACCAGCAGCCAGCACCGTCAC
This genomic stretch from Brevibacillus brevis harbors:
- a CDS encoding MgtC/SapB family protein; amino-acid sequence: METLHWLYVQYDLEMYVRVVVSAILGLFIGWDRSHRNKPAGLKTYMYVSVACTLITLVSIYSTKLYSAPGNGTMMDPMRLAAQIVTGLGFLGAGVILKDGLKVKGLTSAAMIFFAGGIGIGIGAGFYGIVIFSVIISFVLARISQRVEDVQHKRLGK
- a CDS encoding DUF4127 family protein gives rise to the protein MKKLRVVISTLAMAALVTGMVPFTQTSADAAKKASPKSIAKVALVPLDDRPVNTYFPQMTARAGGVEAIIPDEDILGHFMTPGDGEEIGDWLIKQASKVDGSVISVSMLAYGGLVASRTDQQSYEDALSNIEAIKRLRDKHSKKPIYVFDTIQRLAVTATDPETLKYYEQIREWAILYDEVHNLGMSEKEDRLDQLEREIPESVLEDYLNARERNHKINSLLIDWVEDGTIDYLVLAQDDAAPHGLHRAERETLVKKAKELDVEERVAIFPGADEVGTVLLSRFALNELRIHPKVAVEYSGIDGDEWTAPFEDTTFDVNVEKHIIAAGGKPVRDEDDADIVLMINSPKKKGQSNAERREALDEFVEEINDLLEEGKQVAITDVTITNKADPELIERLQEEVKLPELFAYTAWGTAGNNMGSALGQALQRSAFLEKGNQFGVPLTVDAAETHINLLLSSFVNDHHYRNEVMAEARNLVKQLNGNEWNLEDDYDEVNDFVRDALTPHAEEWYENYFANQSLMIGKRGKNTFEGEIVELTDRKIRLPWERLFEVFVGPEVKIERE
- a CDS encoding FAD-dependent oxidoreductase codes for the protein MNRVVEADVVVVGGGPAGISAALASGRLGAKTILIERYGFLGGMSTIALVYPWMTFHTEKGEQVIKGIAQEIVDRLQEKGGSPGHLQDTVGFVSTVTPYHPEIYKLVAVEMLKEAGVKLFVHSFVDQVKVEGTEITSVTLTSKSGKYEIKAKVFVDATGDADLAYLSGAPTSKGRDADGLTQPMTMKFRMRGVDLEQVKQYMLDHPDEFYHKTPFAQLPSIPLTGVQGFYTHWKMSGVPINRDQVLFFTGPESDEVLINCTRVQGLDGTDVEDLTEAEEEGRRQVLLMSEFLKNKVPGFAKASVSAVGTQIGIRETRRIVGEYSLTIKDVVAGRRFPDVIARSGYPVDIHDPSGKGVVAADIEGEGAYDIPYRCLIPASIDNLLAAGRCISTTHEALATTRLTPSCMATGQAAGTAAAIAFHDKTIPRLIHVGKLQEQLRLANAVLD
- a CDS encoding carbohydrate ABC transporter permease, encoding MKSNRHRLQAGKLLGIGSHYVALGAISLLMLVPFLWMLSTSLKEPAKIFVFPPEFIPSSIRLENYTEVLANTPFHLFYWNSLYIAILVTVGTVLFSSIAGYAFARIPFRGRNIVFLVLLSTMMIPHEVTSIPMFLFMRMLGFINTHVPLIVLPIFGAGGIFGVFVMRQFFLGIPKELEEAAMIDGCSRWRIYWSIMLPLAKPAIATLTIFTFLTSWNEFYDPLIFINDRELMTLPLALSLFTDEVGTAWHHLMSASVMATLPLLIVFFFAQKQFIEGVSMTGLKD
- a CDS encoding carbohydrate ABC transporter permease, translated to MESKLNVPLSPDKRTRGTRKKSFNREANLAGWLFVGPMVIGFVVLLLGPLLLALYMSFTDWPLLGEAEFIGLENYRVIFQDAEFWTVVGNTFAFSAGLVPLNIVLALGLALLLVRKLPGIGIFRTAIFVPVMTSLIVWAIVWKYLFATDTGFINQILQMFGITGPSWLYNPKLAMPVVIVTSVLKNVGLNMVLFIAALQQVPVHLYEAARIDGASRTRQLFQITIPMISPTVFLTTLLTIIGSLKVFGQIYVMTQGGPDNSTKVLVYYIWERAFKNFEFGYASALAFVLFFIILVFTLLQWQFRKRWVFHEE
- a CDS encoding ABC transporter substrate-binding protein, which produces MKKAILLALSTALTAFTFGCSNTATTPGDSATGKKEAVELTFLTWGNQAHLDLYTKLSEKFTQQNPTIKVKLESVPFPDYQQKVTVLAAGQELPDIGWVSERMVPQFMENGILEDVSDVKNDAAFKLDDFIPSTLELFQKDDKLYGLPFSTPPTVMFYNKDLFDKAGLKSPNDLAKEGKWTWEEFEKSAQAISSGTGASKIYGANFFRDWKTWIILSSYSWSNGSGPFNKEMNQFTWNDQYGVETLSMLQRMMFTDGSHPKAGEQVSFESGKIGMFFDVYSYVSKARTIKDFKWDIAPMPAGSQGSAPMLGQAGYSIFKGTKHLEETKLFLKFLASEQGVQETSTYFVPPRLSVLNSDPFLIVPGNPDPAHIKQAVIDEMPKAHLQPGHVDWQKIDTTILAGFDQLFGQTAQPADIVKSLEEKVNPIMKK